A genomic segment from Glycine soja cultivar W05 chromosome 18, ASM419377v2, whole genome shotgun sequence encodes:
- the LOC114396135 gene encoding polygalacturonase 1 beta-like protein 3: protein MQVCYGGRGLGYKNPFTPKAYVARYWNKHVRNNLPKPSFLLSKASPMSAAEAASFAKLAAANSLSTQLPEFCSAAHLLCFPEVQPSLEKHTEDVDFQTYDNSQNFSNYGRSRPGGTESFRSYATTFSSRPDNSFRRYSRRSVGHVDSFVRYGGSIGDIYQTFNTYGTSSAGGAGEFKQYATKSNFPELDFTTYSDSSGGRRQSFSSYGENGNSGGQNFTSYGKNSAGAGNEFSSYGTSSNVEASNFTNYGARGTSPNDTFTNYGVLQNIPEVNFQSYAEGTVGGTESFSNYRVQANVGDDSFQSYAKNTKEGTKVDFRNYAISANPSSDTFKGYAKGAEGDHKVGFTSYGNNTNTTFKDYVKQGVSFASYNVPSSSASKTVSDSFVKTGKFFRESMLKEGTVMPMPDIRDKMPPRSFLPRYILSKLPFSSSKIDELKRVFKVSDNSSMDKMIMDSFGECERAPSVGETKRCVGSVEDMIDFATSVLGRNVAVWTTENVNGFNQNVMVGGVKGMKGGKVTKSVSCHQSLFPYLLYYCHSVPKVRVYEADLLNPESKAKINHGVAICHLDTTAWSPTHGAFVALGSGPGRIEVCHWIFENDMTWTIAD from the coding sequence ATGCAGGTTTGTTATGGTGGTCGCGGCTTAGGATATAAAAACCCGTTCACACCAAAGGCTTACGTGGCACGCTATTGGAATAAACACGTCCGCAACAACTTGCCAAAGCCATCGTTCCTTCTTTCCAAGGCCTCCCCAATGAGCGCCGCCGAAGCGGCATCGTTCGCCAAGCTTGCCGCCGCCAACTCCCTCTCCACGCAGCTGCCAGAGTTCTGCTCCGCCGCCCACCTCCTCTGCTTCCCGGAGGTCCAGCCCAGCCTCGAGAAACACACCGAAGACGTCGATTTCCAAACCTACGATAACTCTCAGAACTTCTCCAACTACGGAAGGAGTCGACCCGGCGGAACCGAATCGTTCAGAAGCTACGCCACCACCTTCTCCAGCCGTCCCGACAACAGTTTCCGCCGCTACAGCCGCCGATCCGTCGGCCACGTGGACAGCTTCGTCCGCTACGGAGGCTCCATTGGCGACATCTACCAGACCTTCAACACCTATGGCACTTCCTCCGCCGGCGGCGCCGGCGAGTTCAAACAGTACGCCACCAAATCAAACTTCCCCGAGCTTGATTTCACCACCTACTCCGACAGCTCCGGCGGGAGGAGGCAGTCGTTCTCGAGCTACGGCGAGAACGGCAACTCCGGCGGCCAGAATTTCACGAGCTACGGCAAGAACTCCGCCGGCGCCGGGAACGAGTTCTCCAGCTACGGGACTAGCTCCAACGTTGAGGCGTCTAATTTCACGAACTACGGCGCGAGAGGGACAAGTCCCAACGACACGTTCACAAACTACGGCGTGCTGCAGAACATTCCTGAAGTGAACTTCCAGAGCTACGCAGAGGGAACCGTTGGTGGCACGGAAAGTTTTTCAAACTACAGAGTACAAGCTAACGTCGGTGACGACTCGTTTCAATCCTATGCCAAGAACACCAAAGAAGGGACCAAAGTGGATTTTAGAAACTACGCTATTTCCGCAAACCCTAGTTCTGATACTTTCAAAGGCTACGCTAAAGGAGCAGAAGGAGATCACAAGGTTGGTTTCACAAGCTACGGCAACAACACTAATACTACGTTTAAAGATTACGTCAAACAGGGCGTTTCCTTTGCTAGTTACAACGTACCTTCCAGTTCCGCTTCTAAAACTGTTAGTGACAGTTTTGTAAAAACGGGTAAGTTTTTTCGCGAGAGCATGCTCAAGGAAGGGACTGTTATGCCAATGCCGGATATAAGAGATAAAATGCCTCCAAGGTCGTTTTTGCCCCGCTATATTTTGTCCAAATTGCCTTTCTCGTCTTCCAAGATTGACGAGTTGAAGCGCGTGTTCAAGGTGTCTGATAACTCATCCATGGACAAGATGATCATGGACTCGTTCGGGGAGTGCGAGAGGGCACCCAGCGTGGGTGAGACCAAACGCTGCGTAGGTTCCGTTGAGGATATGATTGACTTTGCAACCTCCGTTTTGGGTCGCAATGTCGCCGTTTGGACCACAGAGAATGTAAATGGATTTAATCAGAACGTTATGGTGGGTGGTGTCAAAGGGATGAAGGGTGGGAAGGTGACCAAATCGGTGTCGTGCCATCAGAGCTTGTTCCCTTACTTGCTTTACTACTGCCACTCCGTTCCTAAGGTTCGGGTCTACGAAGCGGATCTATTGAACCCGGAATCTAAGGCCAAGATTAACCATGGAGTTGCTATTTGTCATTTGGACACCACTGCGTGGAGCCCCACCCACGGTGCATTTGTGGCGCTTGGGTCGGGTCCGGGTCGGATTGAAGTGTGCCATTGGATCTTTGAGAATGACATGACTTGGACAATTGCTGATTGA
- the LOC114397499 gene encoding 2-methylene-furan-3-one reductase-like, whose amino-acid sequence MQNMSLIASLSSTTSQLTSLPSLPSSTSPLSRKFPLTFREKNRTPITPHKLPFSARPATTRVVLVKSQATAPASSEAVAVTPVSSEMRAWVYGEYGGVDVLKLDSNVTVPDVKEDQVLIKVVAAALNPVDAKRRQGKFKATDSPLPTVPGYDVAGVVVKVGSQVKDFKVGDEVYGDVNEKALEGPKQFGSLAEYTAVEEKLLASKPKNLDFAQAAALPLAIETAYEGLERTGFSPGKSILVLNGSGGVGSLVIQLAKQVFGASRVAATSSTRNLDLLKSLGADLAIDYTKENFEDLPEKFDVVYDAIGQCDRAVKAVKEGGSVVALTGAVTPPGFRFVVTSNGAVLRKLNPYLESGKVKPIVDPKGPFSFDKLAEAFSYLETNRATGKVVIHPIP is encoded by the exons ATGCAAAACATGTCTCTAATAGCTTCACTCTCCTCCACAACTTCACAACTCACTTCCCTTCCTTCCCTCCCTTCTTCCACCTCTCCACTTTCTCGCAAATTTCCCCTCACTTTCCGGGAAAAAAACAGAACTCCAATCACACCTCACAAGCTCCCTTTTTCAGCAAGGCCTGCCACCACCAGAGTGGTGTTGGTGAAGTCTCAGGCCACAGCACCTGCTTCTTCTGAGGCTGTGGCAGTGACACCTGTGTCTTCTGAGATGAGGGCATGGGTCTATGGGGAATATGGGGGTGTGGATGTTCTGAAGCTGGACTCCAATGTTACTGTGCCTGATGTGAAGGAAGATCAGGTTCTAATCAAAGTTGTTGCTGCTGCTCTTAACCCTGTTGATGCCAAGAGGAGGCAGGGAAAGTTTAAGGCCACTGATTCTCCCCTTCCG ACTGTTCCGGGCTACGATGTAGCGGGTGTGGTGGTGAAGGTTGGTAGTCAAGTGAAGGACTTTAAAGTGGGTGATGAAGTGTATGGAGATGTAAATGAGAAAGCACTAGAAGGACCTAAGCAATTCGGGTCTTTGGCTGAGTACACAGCTGTTGAGGAGAAATTGTTGGCATCAAAACCGAAGAATTTGGACTTTGCTCAAGCTGCTGCTCTTCCTCTAGCAATTGAGACTGCTTATGAGGGTTTGGAGAGGACTGGATTTTCTCCTGGTAAATCTATTCTTGTTCTAAATGGTTCTGGAGGAGTTGGTAGCCTAGTGATTCAG CTAGCTAAGCAAGTTTTTGGAGCTTCAAGAGTTGCTGCCACTTCGAGTACTAGAAATTTGGACCTATTGAAAAGCTTGGGAGCTGATTTGGCTATTGACTACACAAAAGAGAACTTTGAAGATTTGCCAGAAAAATTTGATGTAGTTTATGATGCCATTG GGCAATGTGACAGGGCAGTGAAGGCTGTGAAAGAAGGCGGCAGTGTTGTGGCACTCACAGGTGCTGTTACACCACCTGGCTTCAGATTTGTAGTTACTTCCAATGGAGCTGTTCTGAGGAAACTAAACCCTTACTTAGAAAGTGGGAAGGTGAAGCCAATTGTAGACCCCAAAGGTCCATTCTCCTTTGATAAGCTTGCTGAAGCCTTCTCTTACCTTGAAACAAACCGAGCCACTGGAAAGGTTGTTATACATCCAATCCCTTGA